DNA from Triticum aestivum cultivar Chinese Spring chromosome 7D, IWGSC CS RefSeq v2.1, whole genome shotgun sequence:
AGCACCGCACCCAAGCCACCAATGCCACCGTCCATTACTACCCGGGCAATGGTGCCTCCGGCCCACCGCTGCCCGGACCCGGATCTTACTACGGCAGCTATCAGTACAGGTACCCCAACGACGGCGGCTTCCATGAGACGGCAGCCTCCTCCGTCGATGGGGCTGCGCCGTCGCCACCGCAGGTGTCAAGCTGGGACTTCTTTAACCCGTTTCAGTCAGTTGAAACTTACTACCAAGAGGAGCCGGCTGCCGTGGCGGCCCATACCCCCAGGCGGACCTCCAAGGTCGCGCAGGAGGGGGGCGAAATTCTGGAATTGGAGAACGCGGAAGTGGAAGAAGAGGTCGTCAAGGAGGAAGCACGCACCAATGGCAACCACGACAGTGAAGCCGACAGAGCTGGGCTCGCCAAGGACGAAGGGAGGAGCAGTGCCGGCGAGGAGCCGCACCGGGAGTCCAAGTCGTCGGAGGCAAGCAGCATGGTTCATCATGTCCATGTAGTGGAGAAGAGTGTGGTGGAAGAACATTCAGATGCCGCTGCGGTTCCCGGGAAGGCCTACAACGATGACATTGAGGTGGCACGGGAGATCAGGTCGCAGTTCGAGCATGCCGCAAACTCTGCAGCCAATGTATCCAAGGTGCTCGAGGTTGGGAAGATGCCTTACCACCACAAGACCTCAGGACTGAAAGGTTTATCTATGATTATGAAGCATTCTCCAGAGTTTCAATCTTTTCGTGGCCATCTGATGAAAATAGGAATTTTGGCTAACTCAATTGCTTCTGTCTGTAGTATCCTCATCGATGATAATCTGTGGCCGGCCTTCAGTCGGCGAGGAGTTCCTGCAGTTTGTGGAGGACAAAGCTACAGAACATGGCAACCTTTCTTCGACATTGCAGAAGCTCTACATGTGGGAGGAGAAGCTTCTTGAAGAACTCAAGGTTCTGAGCATGCTTTACTACCTTTTTTTTTAGTTTTTAGCTGAATGATATTATCCGTGTACAATTTTGTCTTTATGTGCGTGATGTTGAACATAGTACTATGTTTAACAAACTTGAATGTCAGCTACTAGCTGTCGAGTATGCTCGCAAATATTGCCGGTACTCAATTATAGACAATTGGGAGTTTTATGCTATGAATAACTCCATTTTAGCTTTATATAAAGTTTCCTAGTAGTTGTAGGTTGCTCATTTTTCTGTTTCAACGATTTACGCAACCCTTTCATTTTTACTCCTTCTGAAGCTAGTGAACAGTACCATTCAGATAGCTGCCTTCTGAAGGAATCATCGTTTTTATTGTTTTATTTATGCTAGAGGGGTTTATATTTCAAATGCTTTGGCTTCACTGTTCCTTTGCTTTCCTTGTCATGTATAAGTACAAGTATTTTACTTAATTGGATTTATTTATTCATATTTAAAACTTAAAAGTACTTGATTTCTCTCTATCTTTTTTTGTCTTGTGTTGGCTATACTCATGTACTTTTGTTTATCATATAGAGTGAGGAGAAGATGAGGGTGCTGTATGATAAAAAATGTGAGGAACTAAAAGTCCTTTATGAGAGAGGTGCTGAGGCTCATAAACTTGAGGCAATTGAAACTTATACCAGGAAGCTATCGACAAAAATAAGTGTTGCCATTCAGGTTGTCAACACTATCTCAAAGAAGATCAATAAGCTGAGAGATGAAGAATTGTGGCCGCAAACAAATGAGCTGATTCAAGGGTATGTAGCATGCATCTCTTTTCGAAAATAACAATAATTTTCAGATGAATGCTCACAATGCATACATTTTTTCAAAATGAATTGAGTGGATCAATAGTAGCGTTGGGTCAGCAGGCAACCGAGATGTTAGATCATTCTCTAGTACACAGTTAACACACACTTATTGGTATACAAAATATTTTTCATTCCGGGCATCCACGAACAATCATAAATGGGAAGTCATTAAATTAATCACACAATTATCTTTCTGGTTCTGTGGCTTCAAACATGTCACTAGCAATAGCCAGATTATTTCCTCTGATGAGGCACCGCAGtttgttactccctccgtaaattaatataagagcgtttatagattactaaagtagtgatctaaacactcttatattagtttacagagggagtagtaaagttTTGGGAATCCTGGTAAGTTGTCGGATCCAATGAGATGATTTCAAGACCCGACTAGTGTTTGACCCGGAAGATGTATTGGCGTTCAAGTTGTTTTCAGTATTAAGTACTTTTAAGACACAGAAGGTGCTgtctgttgaagtgtatatgtggattgtctAGCCCTTTCCATCATTTCGGACTTTtagttgcgttggctagtgcatgaagcttaacactgTCATGCATCTCTATGTTGGCACCTTGTGTCACTTTTTGTCTGCATGTTAACTCTCATGCATTTTCAGGTTGATGCAAATGTGGCATGCCATGTCAGAATGCCATAAAATCCAGTGCCACGCCTTGTCCCAAGCTAAAAGCATCGACTCTACCGTCGCAGCTGCAAGATTCAGTGAAGCTCATATCGACCTAATCAAGCACCTGGAGCTTGAGTTGCTGGATCTGGTTGCCAGTTTCGCCGCATGGGTTAACGCGCAAACGAGCTACATTGGCACTATAAACGACTGGCTGAAGAAGGGGATTGACTATGTGCCTGAAGTGACCGATGACGGCACTCCCCCGTTCTCTCCGGGGCGCCTGGGAGCACCCCCCATCTTCATCATCTGTAATAACTGGGCGACCGGAATCGCGAGGATACCGGAGACGGGGGTGGTAGACGCCATGCAGGCTTTTGCCTCCCAGGTTCTGCACCTGTGGGAGAAGCAGAGGTTAGAGTGGAGGCAGGGCATGATGGCCAACAGAGAAATGGACAGGGAGCTTAGAGTGATGGAGAGGGATCAAGTGTCGATGCGCAAGGCCCTCGAAGCACAGAATAAGAAGCTCGTGCTTGTTTCGAATCAGGGCGGCGTGTCCTTATCTGCGCAGGCTGTGCAGGATGGTGATCCGCCCTCTGAAGTGGGTCTGCAATCATGCATGAACAAGTTTTTCGAAGCGATGGAGAGCTTCGCCGCCGCCTGCGCAAATGCGTACAAGGATCTCCATCTTCGTTGCGAAGAAGAGAGAACTCGACCTGCCCAGGAGACCGACAGAGTTTCCTAGTGGCATTTTCAGACATTGCTTGTACAGTGAGAAGCAACCGACCCTGTGGTTTGGATGAGCAGCAAAGGTGCACATAGCAGCAGTATCACAGATTCAAATTGCACTGTCTTTCTCCCTCTGTTGGGTTTCGGGATCGTCACTGGGATTTAAGCAGCCGATGTGAAAGCTTGTCCTAAGATGACCTCTGATGATCAGATTGCCACTGCTCTTATCAAACCAATCTCTCAAGATTTGATGATCTTCTGCTCCTCCTCTTCGTCAATCGTCATACCGATGCCGACCGGAGGAAGATGGTTCTTTAGACAAGTGAATGGTCACCGGTGTTATCGCCGGAAAGAAGAAAGCATCAGAGACAAGGAGAGACACAAGGCGCTGATCGGTATCGGAATAGAGATCTTTTATCATTCATGAAAACCCTACAATTGTCAGTGTAGGAAGTATGAACTCGGTCTTCTCTAGCCAATGCATGATCCTGATACATGTTTGCTTGTTCATTGTGGGGCTCTGCTACAGCTTTGTGCCCAAGTTATCCGGGGATTGACCTTTTTAGCGTAGACAAAGGTCCTGGCACCGCTTGCAGACTCTGATTTTTCAACCACTGTCGAAATTCACATTTTATTTATTCCTATATATACATATGATTCAGTTGTAATCATGACTTTTGTACAGCTATGGTATAACTTGAGCCTTTGTGTAACATCTTTTCTACTTTTAATCTTTGTCACCGCGTTACTGTTAATATGGCTAAGAAACTAAAAGCACAAATTAGGAAACTGCAGCAAAACATTTCCTTTCCTCCCCCCATCGGCGGCTATGGCAAACACATCCCCTCCAAGGTTTGTTGGCGAGCCTGTGGATTCACTTCCCCTTTGCCTACCGCTCTGACATCTGGCGGTGGGGAGAGCGAAATCATGGTGCCTCTGCTCGCAGCCTACTAGTTTAGGTTAGGTTTTTATAATCCACACCTAGCacttcttcttcgagtttgtcttccgAGTTTCAAACCTCCTTGAATTTGTCCGTCCGGACATAGTCGACGAAGCAACCGCATAGATTCTTGCCGTCTcctaggggctgtttggttttagCCAAAGGCAACCCTACCAAACGTGGACACGACACTTATTTGGCGGTCGATTTTGTCGCCCCAGCTTCGCCAGCAAATTGGCGTGAATGTGAACTGGAttggctgcggtgggctgggcggACCAATTTTTTGGCGACCATCCAAACACCACCCAAGACCTGGTAAACGACCAATTTATTGGTGGGGCAGCTGAGGGCATGAAACCAAACAGCCCCCTAGAGACTGTGAGGTTAGGATTTTCCGTCGTGTGTGTGCGatggcgagatttggtgtcagCTGCCTCAAATCTGTTTAAGGGTTCAATGGCGATGACTGTGGCTTAAGAGCGCTGGTCCTTGGGGGCATGTGCATGAAGATTTcccggctgtcatcgacaaggttaAGCCAGCTCTGGTAGGGAAGCGGCGACAACAACGTGTCGACAGCTCATTGGCGGCGGTAGTGGTCATACGGCGGTCCAGTGactttgatgtaatttttattatgtttgaagtGCTTTGTTCTTCTGGTAAACTTTTATAACAAATTCATACCTTTTCACAAAAAAGTCTAGGAAGCTATTGTTGGGACATGGAAACAGACATATGCACATAAAAAAGTCTGAAGGCACCTGCCTCTTTTCTGAAGCGCTTTGTTGGTGGTCTTTGAGTTAAATACACCACATGTGTCTTAACTTGTCCGTTGCGGTCAATTTAGTGCCTAAACTTGTAAAATACATAAAAACGGTGCTATAACTTGTCGCACGGTGCATATACGGTGCCTCCGCATGTATGCTACCGTATGTGATGTCCACGTGGAGTGATAGCTGGTGGCTGACCCACATGTCAATGGGTGTGAGCGATGCCTGCGCTGGGTGAAATGCGTACGAGTTTTTTTCCAGAAAATCCCCTAAAATTTAATTAAAGTCACAAATAAGCCCTTGCTTTGTATATGCTAATAACATGACAATAATAAACTGCGTCTTTAAATTGGTTTCGACCCTGGGACATCCACGTTAAATAGCTAGTACGCACGCTAGCCACCAAAATTAATAGTACTTTGTGTACAGCTGTTAGCTGGAAAGTCTATCTATCACTCTGCAATTTCTATTATGTTTTTAAGTTACTGTTTGGTTTATATGATATAAAATATTCTAATGTTAAAATATAATAATTATCAACATGTGATTATTGTCTATTTAAATTTTTATTATTTGTAGTTCAAAGATTTaaccatgaactttttttaaaatttatgTTGATTTAAACAGTTCAATGtatattataaaatatatcaaaTTTGTTTTGCATCTTCATTCAGGACCACAAGCACGCAGAATTATTTTGTATCTTTGTTTTATTTTTAGAATACATAATTATTAAAAATCAACAACAATGtaaaaataagtattaaaaatcaTTGTATTCTGAAAATTgttcaacatgtattaaaaatCATTGTGTAGAAACAATAAATTCTATAAATGTGTTAACACATGTTAGACGTGTTAGTAGAAATGtaagaataattttacactaacttttaatacatattgaacattttatgaaaaatagatgttgtaattttttgaattcatgacaGACATTTTTTAAAGACACGTCTATAATTTCTTAATGCACTAACACCTTTTTAAGTTCATGGCAGATAATATGTTGAATAATTCTTTTCTTCAAACGTGAGAATTTCTTAATATTTTTTTCAACTTCCCATGAATcaactttttcttttttgtttctctttattatttCGGCCGGTTTCTTGATAAATAGAAGTGTATTAGGATATTGCACAGTCAACTATTCTAGGCGTAGTGATTAGCACATGTGTTCGAATCCTGTAGGCAAGACATAGATTTGACAGGTGGGATCAATGTAGTTTGACGTATTTAAATAAAATGTCAGGAGCTTTTGTGAAAATTATATAAAGTACAAGGAGTTTTCTGTAAAACAACCAACACACTCCTCTCATCACTCCCATTAACATGTGGGCTGATGCCACGTTGGCATGCCATGTGGGTAGTGCATATGCCCGGATACGGATGGAGGCATCGTATTTGAACGCTCAGACAAGTTACGGCACCGTGTATTTTATAAGTTTAGGCACCAAAGTGACCACATCGAACAAGTTTAGGCACTCGTGGAGTATTTGACTCTTGGTCTTTTATACGTGTcaaacatatctatattttttactTGTTTCATGCTGTATTTATGTTCTTATTGCCTCACTTTGCCTTTTTTTCAATTATATTGGACTAACCTGTTAATCCATTGCCCAGTGCCACTTTATGTTTCTTGCATGTTTTTGGAATTTGCATAAATAAAATTTTCctggttctttgccgtccgccagcaaacGGCAAAAAGGCAAATGGCAGAAAGCAAAGAGCCTGGTGAGCCCCACGGGGGCACGGCGTTGGCTAGGTCACCTCTTTGCTGCCTGCTGCCTCTAGCAGACGGCACAGAAAGGctaggcagacggcaaagagggtagGGGGGCCCACCAGGGCACGCCGTTGACTAGCTAACGGGcaccctctttgtcgtctgccagcagacggcaaagagggggtttGCTTAACGGCTACCCCCGTGCCCAAGACCGCCACTACCcctcgcccccctctctctcacagcccgccgccgccgccccgtcttcGCCCCCTGCCTGCCACTCCGCCCCgttgccgccgcctcgccgcaccCTTCCCGCCCCGTAGCCGCCcctccccgccgccccgccccgtcgctgCCGCACCGCCCCCTCCCGAGCCTCCCCCACGCTGCCTCCCCGCCGCAGTCGCTGGTCGGTCGCCCAGCCGCCCCCCGAGgagcgccgccccgtcgccgcccttgCCGTCCCCCGAGGagcgccgcctcgtcgccgcccTTGCCGTCCCCCGAGGAGCGctgcgccgtcgccgccccagccgCCCCCCGAGGAGCGCCGCCCTGCCATCCCTGGCTTCGCCCCGTGGCCGACCAACCCACGGTGAGCCCCACTGCCACACCCTTTTCTGTATTTTTTCTCCTGTTTTAGATATTAGATATAGTTAGTTGTAGGTTTTAGTGCTAGATTAGATTAGATTAGTGCTAGGCTTTAGTTAAATGGTCATAATTAAAGGAAgtaaaaagatgaaagaagaagaagaaaagtagaataagtagaaggggggagaagaagaagaagaagaagaagaagaagaagaagaggaggaggagcagaagaagaagaagaagaaaaagagcagaagatgagaagaaaagaggaaaaaggaaaagaaggaagaaaaaaagaagaataagaagaagaagaagaagaggaggaggaggaggaggagaaggaaagaagaagaagaagaagaagaagaagaagaagaagaagaagcagaagaagaagaagaagaagaagaagaagaggaggaggaggaggaagaaaacgacaccccgaccccgacacaacaCCCCGACCCAGACACGAcatcccgaccccgacacgacaccccgacagcccgacaccccgacacccctaTAGCACGACACccagacacgacaccccgaccccgacacgacaccccgacacgagacgacaccccgacacccccacaccacgacaccccgacaccacgACACccagacacgacacccccgacacctcTTCGGCCTCCTATTGACCGAAAAGGTGCTCttcggccttccagaggccgacggggtcatatatttgtgaattatgagttatgtCATATATTTTCGATTTTGTTATAAAAACAacatatttgtgttgatcgggtggatttaaatgtgcagttgtttcgtcgttgcgagggtctggtgttcgacgacctccccgtatgttcgacgagctccgcccttgtgttcgtgggtgagcacaaatgacatctcctcctccccctttatttgctctattccggtcttcgtgccgatgaaacttgctagctataggtgtcttcaatcatcagtatgcgtgaccactatgcgtctcccgttcaaaAGGGtaacatctataaatatgcatgcatttacatatttataaccatgattctttcgaattgtccaatgttatccatggacagcccgattatgtgtagattgggttcgttttcccatatgctctgctccggatctgatgcagaatttcgtcagtgcctccctgttgttctccgggtacacatcctctctacttatttccgagacgtgtatcaggagaacagcggggaggtgctaccAAAATTTTGCGTCGAATCCGGAGCAGAgaatgggaaaatgaacccaatctacacatactcgggtgggattaggacctatctttacctattagcgtctaggttgcatggacgtaataaaactgacaaactccattaaatgatgaatatggtttgctgaattatgtatatatttcttgtgtgtccagtagctaggcaagatgagtgatcgtgcgtgaatgtacaccggtcacactagtcaggaAGACATGACcgatgaatggttaacaaaaaccaaggggtttgtgagagccgcatttgcaaatggccagagaaaaacctggtgcccctgtgttCGGTGCGACAACTAGGAGGaacgagcttgaaatgagtaaacacctgcagaagtttggttttacgcctgctTATACGgtctggacatttcatggtgagtctgcccaacgtgtcagagccgaggtggttcgtcgttgcaccgacgagcatggtaccgggatggaagacatagtgcaaaactttgatgatgctccggactcggacgatgagatggaggaatctggaaaggccttcaatgaaatgttggagtcttcaaaacgtcctctccacgagcacactgagctttgtgagctggatgccatctcacaaataatggctctgaaggctcaattcaacttgggcagagaatgctatgacgcgatGATGACAttatttggacgttttctacccaaaggccatgtactacctgcaaacctgtaccagtcagacaaaatcctccgtgctcttaagatgccctatgggaagatacatgcctgtgagaaaggatgtgccttatttaggcttcagtatgcggacttgaactatcggcccatttgcaagtcatccaggtatgttgtggtagacaacggtatgggtgagaacacgcagaccaaaatcccggttaatgttcttcggtatatgccaatcgtaccaagacttcaacgtcttttcatggtcgaagagacggccagacagatgacatggcacaaaacgggcaaaagaacccaactagatgcagatgggaatctgatgatggtgcacacatcggatggtgaaggatggaagcgcttcgatgcatcaCATGCGGAAAAAGCaacagatccaaggcatcctcgagtcgccatcatcacggatgggttcagtgtgtttggtctgacggcaacccaatacagttgttggcccgtatttgtcattccactcaatatcccccccggacagattatgcaaagaaagaacattttcctaacgttgataattccagggcccaactatccgatgaagaatatgaatgtgtacatgcagccgcttaaggacaaattgcaagaagcttgggataatgggttcaagacatacgacgcctttagcaaacagaacttcataatgagtgtctggtacatgtactcgacgcatgacttgccggcatatgcgctattcgttgtctggtgtgtgcatggaaggttcctgtgccccacatgcaaggcagct
Protein-coding regions in this window:
- the LOC123164932 gene encoding protein ALTERED PHOSPHATE STARVATION RESPONSE 1, with translation MGCGHSKPPRRDQDAAVALCRDRSALLAEAIRHRYALADAHRAYAASLKAAGAALHDFILLPRPPPEPPALPLRLPERRKGDPLPAADAPDNKADDDAGHICFHSDDEGGSDGAHISFPSDDDDDDEADPHVPRLEPLPSATPAPPPAPPPPPQQVAPPFVSRYAPPLYSYVPGHAYGYGPDIDGYGHGFFNISYARSQPPPPSVSYEHRTQATNATVHYYPGNGASGPPLPGPGSYYGSYQYRYPNDGGFHETAASSVDGAAPSPPQVSSWDFFNPFQSVETYYQEEPAAVAAHTPRRTSKVAQEGGEILELENAEVEEEVVKEEARTNGNHDSEADRAGLAKDEGRSSAGEEPHRESKSSEASSMVHHVHVVEKSVVEEHSDAAAVPGKAYNDDIEVAREIRSQFEHAANSAANVSKVLEVGKMPYHHKTSGLKVSSSMIICGRPSVGEEFLQFVEDKATEHGNLSSTLQKLYMWEEKLLEELKSEEKMRVLYDKKCEELKVLYERGAEAHKLEAIETYTRKLSTKISVAIQVVNTISKKINKLRDEELWPQTNELIQGLMQMWHAMSECHKIQCHALSQAKSIDSTVAAARFSEAHIDLIKHLELELLDLVASFAAWVNAQTSYIGTINDWLKKGIDYVPEVTDDGTPPFSPGRLGAPPIFIICNNWATGIARIPETGVVDAMQAFASQVLHLWEKQRLEWRQGMMANREMDRELRVMERDQVSMRKALEAQNKKLVLVSNQGGVSLSAQAVQDGDPPSEVGLQSCMNKFFEAMESFAAACANAYKDLHLRCEEERTRPAQETDRVS